The DNA region attcttgacgaaggtcacaagagcagattgagtattcatccgggatcgacaaagatgtatcaagatctaaagttgaatttttggtggccaggaatgaagaagaatgtagcagagtttgtggcggcatgtctgacatgtcagaaggcgaagatagaacatcaaaagcctgcgggtatgttacagtcacttgatgtgccggagtggaagtgggacagtatctctatggatttcgtggtagctttgccagctacgaggaagagatttgattccatttgggtcattgtggaccgtctgacgaagtcagcacatttcataccggtgaagaccacgttcaatgtggaggcacttgcaaaagtgtatgtcgctgagattgtacgacttcatggagtaccatcgagtattgtttctgacagagatccgaagtttacttcgcatttctggaaggcgttgcacgaggcgcttggaacgaagttgaggttgagctctgcctatcaccctcagacggatggacagacagagaggacaatacagtcattggaagacttgctgcgagcatgtgttctggatagtcaagaaagttgggatgagctgttgccgttgatcgagtttacttataacaacagttttcatgctagtattggaatggcaccttatgaggctttgtatgggaggagatgtagaactcctttatgttggtttcaagatggcgaacatcttctcgttggacctgaattagtacaacaaactactgagaaagtgaagcaaatacaagagaagatgaggatgtcacagagtcgacagaagagttatgctgacacacgacggagagagttagagtttgaggcgggagaccatgtgtttcttcgcgtgacaccaactaccggagtgggaagagcgataaagtcgaggaagctgacaccgaagttcattggaccgtatcagattatcgagcgagtcggtaaagtagcttatcggattgcgttgccacattttctttccaagattcatgatgtgctacacgtgtcacaattgaggaagtatattcctgatccctctcacatcatcaaggaagatgatattcagcttagagacaacttgtcttttgaagtgtcaccaatgaggattgaggaacgtaggatcaagcagttgaggaacaagcaggttcctctggtaaaagtgatttggaaccaagtcacgggcgatgctacttgggaactagaagagaggatgaaggaacagtatccggaactcttcactgagccttaagtttcgaggacgaaactttctttttggggggtagtattgtaagacctggattttcagaacaagctaatttccgactcacgcgtagaatcagtgtaagcgtgacaggagtttgatatttgagaaagattaatgaagaagaaagttcaggaattgcttgagaaatgttgcgtagtcattttaggaattagagcgagtcgtctgcacacccgccttatggcaagcgtgtccagaataggctaatttcgctttagagcaacgttttaagtgagatttcgaatccttggaaaatttaaagattttctttatttttccttcgaccagcgtttcatttcggaactctagactgtacgcacgatagtattcacttttcggaagtccgacgacgctaatttccttgcttcgaaaccctagatttgagcgatggatgaagactttttctattcgggacttctaacgaagtttccgtccgcggtgccagatttgtttcgacatttccaatctttcttcagaaggaagttttgtcgtctgagcatcacagcaaaaagtagtttttcgggacagattaacttacaccgcctttgggattttagatatcgtttttcccaaatcatagataattgttttgagttctggaattctgacgccagaatctctcttagaattcctcggtggacgtgctgcaaaaatcggaatcgcgaaattttcattttcccgcgatttcacctgcctataaatagctcgaaaaagcaaaatctcttcattctcacccattcaaggccgcgagcaaggagagaggaggagaggagaaattttcacgaaaacttgaccaatcttcgtgcagttcgtctctacttctaggtatcgaggtaactagcatgaatcctacctctgtttactgtttctgttgcgtttctgaagtcgtttcagtgctcacagttttgagctttttctaaaattgtccgatttccttgatttcttggttgggttatgttccttatgttcccatgagtctaaaacctctgtcagtaatcgccgattgcgattcagttgtccaagatctgaaaaattgattcaaaaccccattagtcgcacatttcgaaactttattgtcgaaaagctgtaatctgacttcgtgcctttaggatttgttgtcacggatgtcatgaggatcaatgctgtcaaatttgttttccgaactgataactttgaagttttgagcctttattttggaccaaaatgcccctggatagtcgtatttcgacccgattgtccgaaaattgttccgacaatttctttgccttagttttaccctaaaactaccttgtgaattgatttagatcgaagaaaaagttcgaaaaccctattttccatagtggccgaaacctaattgcttgggtaccgtgtccaaaaataatttttgggtctctatgacctgagccattgcgtagctctttcaattgtcgaaattttggcgccggtttcgtgtcattctgagttctgtagctcgagttatgctcgttttagcgaacgaagtctccgttgtcaatttgtgcctaaataggaactctgaagctttagaggctttctttacgatttcgattagtattagtagatcgtgttgctcctagtgaagcttgtgttgatgattgtgttttctttgttctaggttcgcaatttccatgcccaacttctactcacgaaggtaagggtaactcggttttagagcgtctttgagtcttgcatgcttttatcgcactgcctgtgtttgagatgaagatgtttatattgattggcagatgattatgattattatgctgaatttggaaaatgttttctgagaggcttcggccgtttactggtttctgtcgttactgcttcctagtggatggaacatgtggttactttggattggtccttgggtgggctttgttatggtctgacttggcatatagggcttgagtcaagtggcgatgaggaggtgtgtcctatcattgtcccatcttgcgaggtgctaagtggcgatcaggaggtgtgtcctatgattgtcccgtcttgtgtgacgttaagtggcgattaggaggtgtgtcctatgattgtcccgtcatgtatgacgttataagtggcgatgaggaggtgtgtcctatcattgtcccgtcttgagagacgatattgatcgatccattttgttagcagcatatagttgcattatagggaactaacacctgaccctatgttgttggattttcgtattggtttattgatatctgatttgatgttacattattgaggttattattatctgagtccgatttatgtttaagttgttgatatatgagttgagttatgttgctagttatttaccatgccaggtaattaaattcgaacaacatgatttttctcttttatacatggtaattgcatggagttaaccctttctatttgctacttgttgtttgggcgcttaacgctattaggcgatggagatccttccgccgaggcatagctactcgagttggagatcgagttgtaagcggtggagtagagttatgagaagcagctttgcttctcttcttgtggattatgttggagtctcttttactttatgagaactctgttattaaagtattgcttccgccactgttaaagtgcgcatgtttattctgaaccttacttatggtattgtaaactattattactgtatatcgggaaacaagttatctaaataaagttatggtatgtttccaaccttttagccgaagtgtttagttgttttacagaaaaaaaattcccttggtttttagggattgcagattggtccttagactttgttaggttactaatgtgactcctcagttgagaaattggggtgttacagtttGCATCTCCATAACCTTCCCTAACAGCTCCTGATGGAAGATAGCTTATCTCCTGCTGGTACATATCATATACtctcaaatgaaaatgagacGGGGCAAACATGTTTAGAATACACACATGAGTATGATCCAAATCATATGCGTCAGCTATGGACCTCCATCCATGTGCCAGAACGGGCTTTTCAAAATCCATGTTAAAATCCACCACATACAACCTCTGCAAAGGGTCTTCAATCAGCCACTTAGGTCCAAGAAATCCAGGATGTGCCAATACTTGTTCAATGACCACGTACTCCTGCAACAACAACCATAAAGAGAATGAAATTTTATACAATGTCTTGAAGGTTTTTGCACAAAATGCCATGAACAAATGGCATCACGTTGAAGAAACAATGTGTTCAAGGCAAAGTATTTAGTTCGGCATGATATAGCGTTTTGATTATAAACAATGTGTTCAAGGCAAAGTAAGAACTAAGCATGATGTGTGGTTTTTCCATGTTTATGGTAAGGTTATATTTACTCCATTGTGTAACAATAAAACAGAACTAAATCTTAAGTTGAAGAAAGTATAGAACGCGTACGTCGTGTTTGCGCGGGAAGAGGCCTATTGTATCCATGTACCCGCCCCATGGCACCAAGTGAACCATTGTGTAGAGGAAATATGATAATGAGCTTTACTTGAGAGAGTAAGTGTATCATGCAAAATCCTGAGATGCATCTTAAGCATGGGGTATATTTATAGCAACCGTGTGCAAGTCAAGGGCCATTTTGTGTTGTTTCTCACTCTACAAATTTTACACATAATTCACATCCTTGAAATAAAAACCACATGTTTGGAATTTAGTTTGGGAAGAATTTATTTTTCAGAACCCACCTTAAAGGCactatagtaaaaaaaaaaaattaaatagaatgAGAGACATTGGAGTAATGTTCTAACCTACCCAAGTACAAACATCTAATGTATTTTAAAAAGGATGTCACACGTTGCATGTAAAACTGATTGCAATAAAATCTTGTGGAAAAAAACTTACATCTTTCTCTAGTAAAATAAATGTCAAACTTCTGTGTTAACAACCACCCATTTGTATAACGTTACTTTGTTAACTAATGTAATAAATGACACTAATGACTCCCCATCTAACCCAATTTATTAGAGACATGATCTTGTATATACTAAATCTAACAAACAGAGCATTATGCAAGAAAATCTCCGTTGGGGCCAATGAAACAGAGGCCAGGGCTGTCTAATCAGCCGCACACTGCTGCAAAATGTCAGGAGAATAATTGCCAAAGTTAGATATATTGATTAGGGAACTATAGAATACTATTATTAGATGCATCACCATTTGTTCATTTGAAGCTTCCCTTAAAGgagaactaaaaataaactgcATTTTCACTTTCTTACACTTCATTAATTATATGATATGATGTATATCTAAAATTTGCAAATGCAGTGGAGGCAACCAGAGATATTCCCATCAATTgtgattttattaaaattagctTAACTATTGATGGGAAAAATTAAACGCTCAGTTTTTTGTTCCAACTGAATGAGTGCATCAAATATCAATGTATtgatataaataaataagaatacACGGCCTTGATTAGTTAAAAGTAACTTACTTTAATATTAACTTACTTAGTTAGATAAGTGAATCATTCAATTAGAACAGAAAAATACTTAGTGAGATATGATTAACTGACATAGTTAGATAAATTAACCATTttattatgagtttaattttgatgcaccgacggggtaaattttttttacaccgtcaaccaatcagatttcaaggatgtggcatgtcaattaatgaaattaaaaaaaaaaagagattttctcacaatCTTGAAATCTGATAAAAGTAACTTACTTTAATATTAACTTACTTAGTTAGATAAGTGAATCATTCAATTAGAACAGTAAAATACTTTGTGGGATATGATTAACCAACATAGTTAGATAAATTAACCATTatattatgagtttaattttgatgcaccgacggggtaaattttttttacaccgtcaaccaatcagatttcaaggatgtgtcatgtaaattaatgaaattaaaaaaagagagagattttctcacaatCTTGAAATCTGATAAAAGTAACTTACTTTAAGATTTACTTACCTAGTTAGATAAGTGAATCATTCAATTAGAACAGTAAAATACTTTGTGGGATATAATTAACGGACATAGTTAGATAAATTAATCATTCTAATATGACTTTAATTGTGATGCACCGCCGGGGTAAAGTTTTTTGACACCTTCagccaatcagatttcaaggatgtgtcatgtcaattaatgaaattaaataaaaagagagattttctcacattcttgaaatctgatAAAAGTAACTTACTTTAAGATTAACTTACTTAGTTGGATAAGTGAATCATTCAATTAGAACAGTAAGTACTTTGTGGGATATGATTAACTGACACAGTTAGATAAATTAACCATTttattatgagtttaattttgatgcaccgacggcgtaaactttttttacaccgtcaaccaatcaaacTTGAAGGATGTttcatgtcaattaatgaaattaaataaaaagagagattttctcatatTGTTACAAATCTGATAAGAGTAACTTACTTTAAGATTAAGTTACTTAGTTAGGTAAGTGAATCATTCAATTAGAACAGCAAAATACTTTGTGGGATATGATTAACTGacatagttaaaaaaattaatcattctATTATGAGTTGGATTTTGATGGACCGACGGCGTAAacttttttacaccgtcaaccaatcaaatttcaaggatgtttcatgtcaattaatgaaattaaataaaaagagagattttctcacattgtTACAAATCTGATAAGAGTAACTTACTTTAAGATTAAGTTACTTAGTTAGATAAGTGGATCATTCAATTAGAACAGCAAAATACTTTGTGGGATATGATTAACTGTCATAGTTACATAAATTAATCATTCTATTATGAGTTtgaaagagagattttctcacattcttaTAATCTGATAAAAGTAACTTACTTTAAGATTAACTTACTTAGTTAGATAAGTGAATCATTCAATTAGAACAGTAAATTACTTTGTGAGATATGATTAACTGTCATAGTTACATAAATTAATCATTctattatgagtttaattttgatgcaccgacggcgtaaactttttttacacagtcaaccaatcaaatttgAAGGATGTttcatgtcaattaatgaaattaaataaaaagagagattttctcacattgtTACAAATCTGATAAGAGTAACTTACTTTAAGATTAAGTTACTTAGTTAGATAAGTGAATCATTCAATTAGAACAGTAAGTACTTTGTGGGATATGATTAACTGACACAGTTACATAAATTAATCATTCTATTAGGAGTTtgattttgatgcaccgacggcgtaaactttttttacaccgtcaaccaatcagatttcaaggatgtttcatgtcaattaatgaaattaaataaaaagagagattttctcacattcttaTAATCTGATAAAAGTAACTTACTTTAAGATTAACTTACATAGTTAGATAAGTGAATCATTCAATTAGAACAGTATATTACTCGGTGGGATATGATTAACTGACATAGTTACATGAATTAATCATTCTCTACTATTATAAGGGAAAATTAATTTGTTGGAAATGACTAATCCATTGTTTTGATATGAAGTTAAAAAGACTGAATCACATTGCTATATAAAATTAAACTGAAGCTCTAATGAAACATGTTTAGGTTTGTAGCAGAATAATAAAAAAGCATCAATTGAATGGATATGTCTATTGATGGATATGTCTATTCTAGTGATTTGATATGTAGTTAAAATGTTGGAATCACAATCATATACCCATTTTGGCCGTGGCAAATACGATTGCTGTCGTTTAGACTCTCCAATTGTGCTTAACAATAACTTACTTCGTGAGATATCACTATTCCATCGTTTTGTAAGGAATTAAGGTATTATAAGTTAGTATATAAGAAATTCAGTGTTTCCAGATGATTCCTTAATTTAAGAAACCAACTCTATACTTAGTCAGGCATACTGGTATAATCCATGTTGACGATGCAAAGTACCTTAGTTTTATTCATATTCATAACCATGTTCACTGGAACTGGCATTTTCTGGAACAAACTTAAGTAAAACTACACTgggaaatgaaaaaacaaaCGTACTTAATACGGGAAAGCCACCAAGTGCAAACATACACTGGTTTTTTAGAAACGTAAACTTGTACTTAGATACTAAAGGCTTAAAACATATGCATCGTCTATAGGATAGATATCATATCTTATCCTTTTTCGCCTTTggcatcaccttcttcttccggTTGGACAGAACCTGAACACCTTCATTGTCAGGGGAGGAACTCCTCTTTGGACTTATGGTCTCCTGAGTATTTGCTTCCAGGTTAGTGACTGGAAGTTCAGCAGAAAATTCAGCCTCGGTAACCTTGTCACCGGAGACCACGACAAACTCATCCAGCAAATCCTACAAAAAATGTAGACATAAAATTAATAGTAGTACTTGATGTCTGGAAAATTCACTGAGGTAACACATAATCGAAGAAACTCAATTATTACCTTCCCTATATCTTCATTCCCCTGGACTTGAGGGTTGAGAGTGGATTGAGGGGTAAGCAGCTCCCGGCTAGAAGATGCACCAACCTTTATCCCGTATTCATTAAGATCAGCCCCAGCATTAGGTAAATAAGCATAACAAAAATAAGGGAGATAAGGACGTACGGTAAGATCTAATTGCAATTTTTTGAACTGCTCGATAATCAATTCATCAGTGCAGACGCGCTTAACACGATACGTAGTCTCAAATCTGGAcctatcaaatctctgacccAGGAAATTCTTCACCTCAATCTTAAAAAGAGCAGCTCTCCCAAACACACGGGTGAATTCAACAGGCATCCCAATATCACCTTCATTCTATAAGGGCGTCAAAATTAAATGCAATGCGAGAATGCAATACTTGAATATACAAACGTAATCCGGAACGAAAACACTATATAATTAATGTACCCTATCACAGGACTCGACCATCTCAGTGCATGTTTTCCCAAGCAGTGCTGTGGCTTCCTTGTCAAAGAGGATGAAATTAGCACATCCAGAGTTATCTTCCACCCTAACTTGAAGACGAAACCTTTGCACCAATTTAACAACCAGTCAAACATTGATGCATTTTcctatataaaaattatatttaaccCAAAATGAAATATTGATATGATTACTACACAGATCAACACACCTTGGGTAAACAGCCATAACATGGCGATTACATCCCTCGCAGAAAAACATTTTTTCGTCAGCATAAACCTTACGGCTGCATCTACAGGCAGTATACCACCATTCCAGACCTTCTTCCATAGGGAGGATGGTCCCATACACAACACAAACACAGTCCTACAACAACCAGATTACATTGAACATGTTCTCAGAAGATTCGAACAAACCATAAGAAAACTTAAATCACATAACACCTTGTTTACCTTTTTAATATCCCTCAGTTCAGCAATGGACTTAGGGCTAGTCAAGACCAAAAAGTCATCTTCACCAGATACGGTTTTCGAATCAGACAACTGGCTTAGTGAATGGGATGCACTCGCATTAGCTTCTAAGTAACTGGGAATCATGAACGCAttattcatcatcatatacatttaaatttaataaatgatcTACATAAACATATTAAATACATACTTTGATTTCAACACAGTTGCCATAGGAACATCAGGGTCAAAAAGTATTTTGGTAGCACCATGAACGTTCTGAAGACTGTTGTTCCCCTGGAATGATTTCACTTTGGCAAACTGAATAATGACAACCGGGTTGTTGAGTTCACCACCGGCAAGATAATTTGCCAATTCATCAACATAGGCTCCAAATAGGGCACACTCAACCCTAAGCCTGATACAATGCAAAAAATCAGTAACACGTTTTGGTTTGTTTAAAACAGAACATTGATTTGATAAAATTACCCGGCAGACTCAATCTCAATGACATTCATCTTAGATTTCTTTCCATTAGTCACAATCTCCCTCTCAACTCCGACACCAGTCAAAATGCCAATGACATCTGCAAACATAATTCAAAACCGGTTATATAAGGAGAAAAATTAAGTTATACAGGTGGTTACAACATATATTCAGATAGCAAAACTTACCAATCAGATAAGTCGAATCAAATCCAGGGGACAAAAGGTCAGCAAGGGATACAAAGCTGTAGGGAAACTCATCAATAGTAATCTGGGGCATGGGCCGCACTTCTGTGTTATACATGAAGCATATCTTATAACTGTGTCTCGTAGGTTTATAATCCTCGCTTTCATCCACCAAAACGAAAGAGGACAAATTGTAGACATTGCCCTCAACCAGTAACTTCTCAAACTTGTACATCAGGGTCTTCTTGATAGTCGCATGGATCTTGGAACCCTGACATGTATAACAACAACCAACCATTAACCTtatttacaaattaaaattcaaacaaTAAACGGAACATTACTGTCATACCTTGTTATCCATCAGCACCAACTCAAGAGAAAGGGGCAACTTCGATGAGGCAAAACCTTGACTGTACCAAATGCGAACCACcttcaccaaaatcctccaatgatGCTTCCCAGAACGAAGCTCATCAACATTGTGGTAAACAAACTCCATAGCGGATCAAGAAAGGAACAGGTGAACTCAAGATATAGAACACAACTAAAACAGAATGGAAGGGTGTGTAATTTTGATGAAATGTGCAGCGATATTTATAGTACAAAGAAGCATATGAAGGAGTAAAAATTGAGATTCAAATAATGGGACAAAAGATATACCAAGGTTCCAGCACGAAATATATAACAGACTGACATACCACACTCAGATTTAAAAACCTATCTTTGTACTGGAGGCACAaaacatatacatatatatagcCTTT from Lotus japonicus ecotype B-129 chromosome 2, LjGifu_v1.2 includes:
- the LOC130736379 gene encoding replication factor A protein 1-like, which translates into the protein MEFVYHNVDELRSGKHHWRILVKVVRIWYSQGFASSKLPLSLELVLMDNKGSKIHATIKKTLMYKFEKLLVEGNVYNLSSFVLVDESEDYKPTRHSYKICFMYNTEVRPMPQITIDEFPYSFVSLADLLSPGFDSTYLIDVIGILTGVGVEREIVTNGKKSKMNVIEIESAGLRVECALFGAYVDELANYLAGGELNNPVVIIQFAKVKSFQGNNSLQNVHGATKILFDPDVPMATVLKSNYLEANASASHSLSQLSDSKTVSGEDDFLVLTSPKSIAELRDIKKDCVCVVYGTILPMEEGLEWWYTACRCSRKVYADEKMFFCEGCNRHVMAVYPRFRLQVRVEDNSGCANFILFDKEATALLGKTCTEMVESCDRNEGDIGMPVEFTRVFGRAALFKIEVKNFLGQRFDRSRFETTYRVKRVCTDELIIEQFKKLQLDLTVRPYLPYFCYAYLPNAGADLNEYGIKVGASSSRELLTPQSTLNPQVQGNEDIGKDLLDEFVVVSGDKVTEAEFSAELPVTNLEANTQETISPKRSSSPDNEGVQVLSNRKKKVMPKAKKDKI